One window of the Microvirga mediterraneensis genome contains the following:
- the ytfQ gene encoding galactofuranose ABC transporter, galactofuranose-binding protein YtfQ, producing the protein MKARHLLTTIGMAALMLSSSVAYAQNKMTIGFSQVGSESGWRAAETKVSKLEAEKRGVDLKISDAQQKQENQIRAVRSFIAQGVDAIFIAPVVSTGWDAVLKEAKDAKIPVVLLDRSIDTKDDSLYLTAVTSDTVYEGKVAGEWLAKETGGKCNVVELQGTVGSSPAINRKKGFDEVVAANPGMKIVRTQSGDFTRTKGKEVMESFIKAEGGGKNICAVYAHNDDMAIGAIQAIKEAGLKPGKDIKIVSIDGVPDIFKAMSDGEANVTVELTPNMAGPALDALIAYKKDGTMPKKWIQTESKVFMPDTAKAEYDKRKDLY; encoded by the coding sequence ATGAAGGCCCGTCATCTTCTCACGACGATCGGCATGGCTGCACTGATGCTGTCTTCAAGTGTCGCTTATGCCCAGAACAAAATGACCATCGGGTTCTCGCAGGTCGGTTCGGAATCCGGCTGGCGGGCTGCCGAGACGAAGGTCTCGAAGCTCGAGGCCGAGAAGCGCGGCGTCGACCTCAAGATCTCCGACGCGCAGCAGAAGCAGGAAAACCAGATCCGCGCAGTCCGCTCCTTCATCGCGCAGGGCGTCGACGCCATCTTCATCGCGCCGGTCGTATCGACCGGTTGGGACGCGGTTCTCAAAGAGGCCAAGGATGCCAAGATCCCGGTCGTGCTGCTCGACCGCTCCATCGATACCAAGGACGATTCCCTCTACCTCACCGCCGTGACGTCCGACACCGTCTATGAGGGCAAGGTGGCCGGCGAGTGGCTCGCCAAGGAAACCGGCGGCAAGTGCAATGTGGTAGAGCTGCAGGGCACGGTGGGATCGAGCCCCGCGATCAACCGCAAGAAGGGCTTCGACGAGGTTGTCGCCGCCAATCCCGGCATGAAGATCGTCCGCACGCAATCAGGCGACTTTACCCGCACCAAGGGTAAGGAAGTGATGGAAAGCTTCATCAAGGCGGAAGGCGGCGGCAAGAACATCTGCGCCGTCTACGCCCATAACGACGACATGGCGATCGGCGCCATCCAGGCCATCAAGGAAGCGGGCCTGAAGCCCGGCAAGGATATCAAGATCGTTTCCATCGACGGCGTTCCGGATATCTTCAAGGCCATGTCCGACGGCGAGGCGAACGTCACGGTCGAGCTGACGCCGAACATGGCAGGCCCGGCTCTCGATGCGCTCATCGCCTACAAGAAGGACGGCACGATGCCGAAGAAGTGGATCCAGACGGAGTCCAAGGTCTTCATGCCTGACACGGCGAAGGCCGAGTACGACAAGCGCAAGGATCTCTACTGA
- the ytfR gene encoding galactofuranose ABC transporter, ATP-binding protein YtfR, whose protein sequence is MPSATEQPQLLEIRGLTKGFPGVQALDHVDFTLHAGEIHGLLGENGAGKSTLIKVLTGVFKRDAGTIRLDGQDIEACDPADALSLGIGTVYQEVNLLPNLSVAENLFIGRQPHRFGLVRTGEMRRRSQELLAGYGLDIDVANPLSAYSVAVQQIVAIARAVDLSAKVLILDEPTASLDAHEVETLFKILRDLKSRGIGIVFVTHFLDQVYAVCDRITVLRNGRLVGSRPIAALPRIELVSMMLGRELAAEALHRNQRKAVTGEPLVAFEDYGKRRLLEPFDLAVRPGEVVGLAGLLGSGRTETAKLVFGIERADSGQAFVDGRPVRIATPRDAARLRFGFTPEDRKTEGIVAELSVRENIILALQAQRGWLRLIPRRRQEEIADRFIKLLDIRTPDAEKPIGLLSGGNQQKALLARWLATEPRFLILDEPTRGIDVGAHAEIIRLIERLCEDGLALLVISSELEEIASYSDRIVVLRDRRHVRELSGSEVSADTIMTTIAGH, encoded by the coding sequence ATGCCATCAGCGACAGAGCAGCCTCAGCTTCTCGAGATCCGAGGCCTCACGAAAGGCTTTCCGGGCGTGCAGGCGCTCGATCACGTGGATTTTACCCTGCATGCGGGTGAAATCCACGGCCTGCTCGGCGAGAACGGTGCCGGAAAGTCCACGTTGATCAAGGTATTGACCGGCGTCTTCAAGCGCGATGCCGGCACCATCCGCCTCGACGGTCAGGACATCGAGGCCTGCGATCCCGCCGACGCGCTCTCGCTCGGCATCGGAACCGTCTATCAGGAAGTGAATCTCCTGCCGAACCTTTCGGTAGCGGAGAACCTCTTCATCGGCCGTCAGCCGCACCGCTTCGGGCTCGTGCGGACCGGCGAGATGCGCAGACGCTCCCAAGAGCTTCTGGCGGGTTACGGTCTCGACATCGATGTCGCCAATCCATTGAGCGCCTATTCGGTGGCCGTCCAGCAGATCGTCGCCATCGCCCGCGCGGTCGATCTTTCGGCCAAGGTCCTGATCCTCGACGAGCCGACCGCGAGCCTCGACGCGCACGAGGTCGAGACGCTGTTCAAGATCCTGAGAGACCTCAAGAGCCGCGGGATCGGCATCGTGTTCGTCACCCATTTCCTCGATCAGGTCTACGCTGTCTGCGACCGGATCACCGTTCTGCGCAACGGGCGTCTGGTGGGCTCCCGCCCCATCGCCGCGCTGCCGCGCATCGAGCTCGTCTCCATGATGCTGGGCCGGGAGCTTGCGGCGGAAGCGCTCCATCGCAACCAGCGAAAGGCCGTCACGGGAGAGCCGCTCGTCGCGTTCGAGGATTACGGCAAGCGCCGCCTCCTGGAGCCGTTCGATCTGGCCGTGCGCCCCGGCGAGGTGGTGGGGCTTGCCGGTCTCCTCGGCTCCGGCCGGACGGAGACGGCCAAGCTGGTCTTCGGCATCGAGCGGGCCGACAGCGGACAGGCCTTCGTCGACGGCAGGCCCGTGCGCATCGCCACGCCGCGCGACGCCGCCCGGTTGCGGTTCGGGTTCACGCCCGAGGATCGCAAAACGGAAGGCATCGTGGCGGAATTGTCCGTGCGCGAGAACATCATCCTGGCCCTCCAGGCACAGCGCGGTTGGTTGCGCCTGATCCCGCGACGCAGGCAGGAAGAGATCGCCGACCGCTTCATCAAACTACTCGATATCCGCACGCCGGATGCGGAGAAGCCCATCGGACTCCTGTCGGGAGGCAATCAGCAGAAGGCGCTGCTGGCCCGCTGGCTCGCCACCGAGCCGCGCTTCCTCATCCTGGACGAGCCGACGCGCGGAATCGACGTGGGCGCCCACGCGGAGATCATCCGCCTGATCGAGCGCCTGTGCGAAGACGGTCTCGCCCTTCTCGTCATCTCGTCGGAACTGGAGGAGATCGCTTCCTATAGCGACCGGATCGTCGTCCTGCGCGACCGGCGGCACGTGCGGGAGCTCTCCGGATCCGAAGTGAGCGCCGATACCATCATGACAACCATCGCGGGCCATTGA